Proteins encoded by one window of Pempheris klunzingeri isolate RE-2024b chromosome 14, fPemKlu1.hap1, whole genome shotgun sequence:
- the LOC139213387 gene encoding olfactory receptor 1E16-like produces MEFFNSANGRNITFVRPAHFKISGLIGIPNIKYYYVCLFFVYIVSVLGNTIVITLIIFDHNLRSPKHIAVFNLAFVDLFSSSALVPKVLDIFLFNHHYIPYNECLAFLFFCFACFSMQALNLVALSYDRLVAIIFPLHYQVKVTQKFMLSLIAFFWVYAITITLTAVGLLTRLSFCKSVVIESYFCDHGPLYRLGCNDITPNRAIGGLSPILILWLPLIFILGSYCGIVYALSKISTAQERVKAFKTCTGHLSLVAIYFLPTIFVYRFGRTIHPNARIINLSLTAVIPPMLNPIIYVLQTQEIKESLKRFLKMRRGQSKIATTN; encoded by the coding sequence ATGGAGTTTTTCAACTCTGCTAATGGGAGAAACATCACCTTTGTGCGTcctgcacatttcaaaataagtgGTCTTATTGGCATACCTAATATCAAATATTActatgtctgtctttttttcgTTTACATTGTTTCAGTGTTGGGGAACACAATTGTGATTACTCTGATAATCTTTGATCATAATCTGAGATCTCCAAAACATATTGCAGTTTTTAATTTGGCATTTGTGGACCTGTTTAGTAGCTCTGCTCTGGTGCCGAAGGTTCTTGACATCTTTCTGTTTAACCATCACTACATCCCCTACAACGAGTGCTTGGCATTCCTTTTCTTCTGCTTCGCTTGCTTTTCAATGCAGGCTCTTAATCTGGTTGCCCTCTCCTATGACAGACTCGTAGCTATCATCTTCCCACTGCACTATCAAGTGAAGGTGACCCAAAAGTTCATGCTGTCTTTGATCGCTTTTTTCTGGGTCTATGCAATTACCATTACACTAACTGCAGTCGGCCTTCTAACAAGACTTTCTTTCTGTAAGTCTGTGGTGATTGAGAGCTATTTTTGTGATCATGGCCCACTATACCGACTTGGCTGCAATGATATTACCCCAAACCGTGCAATTGGTGGTTTATCACCAATTCTTATTCTTTGGCTTCCACTAATATTCATCTTGGGAAGTTACTGTGGTATTGtttatgctttgtcaaaaattTCCACAGCTCAGGAAAGAGTGAAGGCCTTTAAAACCTGCACAGGTCACCTTTCACTAGTGGCAATATACTTCCTCCCTACCATATTTGTATATCGTTTTGGAAGAACAATACATCCAAATGCCAGGATCATAAACCTGTCTCTGACCGCTGTCATTCCTCCCATGTTGAACCCAATCATTTATGTTCTGCAGACACAAGAAATCAAAGAGTCTTTGAAAAGGTTTTTGAAAATGAGGAGAGGCCAGTCCAAAATTGCAACAACAAATTGA